In Arachis hypogaea cultivar Tifrunner chromosome 2, arahy.Tifrunner.gnm2.J5K5, whole genome shotgun sequence, a genomic segment contains:
- the LOC112753368 gene encoding probable tRNA N6-adenosine threonylcarbamoyltransferase, mitochondrial isoform X3: MPRSLFLLQVRKIDWPGLILLLLFSELQCYILRKGLNVQSRWALKMEPSIRHLVISGGVTSNQYVRSRLDIVVKKNGLQLVCPPPWPCTDNGVMVAWTGIEHFRMGRYHPSLPAEEPEDFVVCFLISTICFLIDHQYIYI, from the exons ATGCCAAGATCCCTATTTCTTCTACAAGTAAGGAAGATCGATTGGCCCGGGTTGATATTGCTGCTGCTTTTCAG CGAATTGCAGTGTTACATCTTGAGGAAAGGTCTGAATGTGCAATCCAGGTGGGCATTGAAGATGGAGCCTTCTATAAGACACCTG GTTATCTCTGGTGGCGTTACATCAAATCAATATGTTCGATCTCGGCTTGATATTGTTGTGAAGAAGAATGGCTTGCAACTTGTATGCCCTCCTCCCTGGCCTTGTACTGACAATG GTGTAATGGTAGCTTGGACTGGCATTGAACACTTCCGCATGGGAAGATATCACCCTTCTCTGCCTGCAGAAGAACCAGAAGACTTCGTGGTGTGTTTCCTTATCTCAACAATTTGCTTTCTTATCGACcaccaatatatttatatataa
- the LOC112753368 gene encoding probable tRNA N6-adenosine threonylcarbamoyltransferase, mitochondrial isoform X1, translating to MKQERTLIVMPRSLFLLQVRKIDWPGLILLLLFSELQCYILRKGLNVQSRWALKMEPSIRHLVISGGVTSNQYVRSRLDIVVKKNGLQLVCPPPWPCTDNGVMVAWTGIEHFRMGRYHPSLPAEEPEDFVVCFLISTICFLIDHQYIYI from the exons ATGAAACAAGAAAGAACACTTATTG TGATGCCAAGATCCCTATTTCTTCTACAAGTAAGGAAGATCGATTGGCCCGGGTTGATATTGCTGCTGCTTTTCAG CGAATTGCAGTGTTACATCTTGAGGAAAGGTCTGAATGTGCAATCCAGGTGGGCATTGAAGATGGAGCCTTCTATAAGACACCTG GTTATCTCTGGTGGCGTTACATCAAATCAATATGTTCGATCTCGGCTTGATATTGTTGTGAAGAAGAATGGCTTGCAACTTGTATGCCCTCCTCCCTGGCCTTGTACTGACAATG GTGTAATGGTAGCTTGGACTGGCATTGAACACTTCCGCATGGGAAGATATCACCCTTCTCTGCCTGCAGAAGAACCAGAAGACTTCGTGGTGTGTTTCCTTATCTCAACAATTTGCTTTCTTATCGACcaccaatatatttatatataa
- the LOC112753368 gene encoding probable tRNA N6-adenosine threonylcarbamoyltransferase, mitochondrial isoform X5, whose protein sequence is MPRSLFLLQVRKIDWPGLILLLLFSELQCYILRKGLNVQSRWALKMEPSIRHLVISGGVTSNQYVRSRLDIVVKKNGLQLVCPPPWPCTDNGVMVAWTGIEHFRMGRYHPSLPAEEPEDFVKEQ, encoded by the exons ATGCCAAGATCCCTATTTCTTCTACAAGTAAGGAAGATCGATTGGCCCGGGTTGATATTGCTGCTGCTTTTCAG CGAATTGCAGTGTTACATCTTGAGGAAAGGTCTGAATGTGCAATCCAGGTGGGCATTGAAGATGGAGCCTTCTATAAGACACCTG GTTATCTCTGGTGGCGTTACATCAAATCAATATGTTCGATCTCGGCTTGATATTGTTGTGAAGAAGAATGGCTTGCAACTTGTATGCCCTCCTCCCTGGCCTTGTACTGACAATG GTGTAATGGTAGCTTGGACTGGCATTGAACACTTCCGCATGGGAAGATATCACCCTTCTCTGCCTGCAGAAGAACCAGAAGACTTCGTG
- the LOC112753368 gene encoding probable tRNA N6-adenosine threonylcarbamoyltransferase, mitochondrial isoform X4, producing the protein MKQERTLIVMPRSLFLLQVRKIDWPGLILLLLFSELQCYILRKGLNVQSRWALKMEPSIRHLVISGGVTSNQYVRSRLDIVVKKNGLQLVCPPPWPCTDNGVMVAWTGIEHFRMGRYHPSLPAEEPEDFVKEQ; encoded by the exons ATGAAACAAGAAAGAACACTTATTG TGATGCCAAGATCCCTATTTCTTCTACAAGTAAGGAAGATCGATTGGCCCGGGTTGATATTGCTGCTGCTTTTCAG CGAATTGCAGTGTTACATCTTGAGGAAAGGTCTGAATGTGCAATCCAGGTGGGCATTGAAGATGGAGCCTTCTATAAGACACCTG GTTATCTCTGGTGGCGTTACATCAAATCAATATGTTCGATCTCGGCTTGATATTGTTGTGAAGAAGAATGGCTTGCAACTTGTATGCCCTCCTCCCTGGCCTTGTACTGACAATG GTGTAATGGTAGCTTGGACTGGCATTGAACACTTCCGCATGGGAAGATATCACCCTTCTCTGCCTGCAGAAGAACCAGAAGACTTCGTG
- the LOC112753368 gene encoding glutathione S-transferase 2 isoform X2, with product MIVLYSYWLSSCSWRIRFALCLKGIPYEYKAVDLVKGEQFSPEFEKLNPLHCVPVLADDHVVVSDSYAIFLYLEEKYTQKPLLPVDPQIRALNLQGWQQYPYPQIPAAPLSDRGGFEPDPKRGRSESWRVNERGWVGSGSG from the exons ATGATTGTGTTGTACTCTTATTGGTTAAGCTCATGCTCATGGCGTATCCGCTTTGCTTTGTGCCTCAAAG GGATTCCTTATGAGTATAAAGCAGTGGATCTTGTAAAAGGGGAACAGTTTAGTCCAG AGTTTGAGAAATTGAACCCTCTCCATTGTGTTCCGGTATTAGCTGATGATCATGTGGTGGTTTCAGACTCTTATGCAATCTTTCTG TATTTGGAGGAAAAGTATACTCAAAAGCCACTTTTGCCAGTTGATCCTCAGATCCGTGCTCTCAATCTTCAG GGATGGCAGCAGTATCCGTACCCGCAGATACCCGCTGCGCCCCTATCCGATCGGGGCGGGTTTGAACCCGACCCGAAGCGGGGCAGATCTGAATCGTGGCGGGTTAATGAACGGGGCTGGGTGGGATCGGGTTCAGGCTAA
- the LOC112753326 gene encoding ATP-dependent DNA helicase 2 subunit KU80-like, giving the protein MARNKEALVLLLDVGPSMHSVIPEIEKVCSMLVEKKLIFTKYDEVGVVLFGTEDTDNELTEEVGGYQHVVVLKNIKVVEGDIVEALQQLPRGATHGDFLDAIIVGMDMLIKKFGETNKGKKRLCLITNAQCPIKEPFEGTKEEQVTTIAKQMTVHGMRMESIILRGKLSQDANKKIMDENDQLLRIFSTETSARSTYVENPVSLLGALRTRNITPSTIFKGDLELSPKLKIKVLVYKKTAEEKFPTLKKFSDKAASTDKFATHEVKVDYEYKSSQEPDKVVPPDQRIKGYRYGPQIVPISQAEWDAVKFKPEKGLKLLGFTDSSNVLRHQYMKDVNVFIAETGNTKATLALSSLARAMKEMNKVAILRCVWRHGQANVVIGVLTPNLSDKENIPDSLYFNVLPFAEDVREFQFPSFSNFPAPIQPNEQQLEAAANLVKMLDLAPQGKEEVLLPDFTPNPVLERFYRYLELKSKHADAAVPPLDDTLKKITEPDDELLQQNKSVIEKFRQSFELKENPRHKKSRRLLREERYGSGEENSKGEIPALASNLIEDKPNVEVDNIGDLTPVQDFEAMFARRDNPDWVVKAIDAMKNKIHDLIEDSHEGDNNSKGLECLAALRKGCVNEQEPKQFNSFLRDIWSFCQEKNLHDFCDSLSSKGITLIPKSEAADSEVTEDEARSFLVKSQPKV; this is encoded by the exons atgGCTCGAAACAAG GAAGCTTTGGTTTTGCTGCTGGATGTGGGGCCATCCATGCACTCTGTTATTCCTGAAATTGAGAAAGTTTGTTCCATGCTTGTGGAGAAGAAG CTGATCTTTACCAAATATGATGAAGTGGGTGTTGTCTTATTTGGAACAGAAG ATACTGATAACGAACTTACGGAAGAAGTTGGAGGGTATCAACATgttgtggttttgaaaaatattaaagttGTGGAGGGAGATATCGTTGAGGCTCTACAGCAACTGCCTCGAGGAGCTACACATGGTGATT TTCTTGATGCTATTATTGTTGGCATGGATATGCTGATAAAAAAGTTTGGAGAAACTAACAAGGGAAAGAAGCGTCTATGTCTTATTACAAATGCACAATGTCCAATAAAAGAGCCATTTGAAGGAACAAAAGAGGAACAAGTGACCACCATTGCTAAACAAATGACCGTCCATGGTATGAGGATGGAAAGTATAATTCTGAGAGGAAAGCTTAGTCAAGATGCAAACAAGAAAATAATGGACGAAAACGATCAACTGTTGCGTATTTTTTCAACAGAAACGTCTGCAAGGTCAACATATGTGGAGAATCCAGTTTCTTTGCTTGGTGCTCTTAGAACCCGAAACATAACTCCATCCACAATCTTTAAAGGGGATCTTGAATTAAGCCCAAAACTGAAGATTAAG GTTTTGGTATACaagaaaacagcagaagaaaagtTTCCAACTCTCAAGAAATTTTCCGATAAGGCTGCTTCAACCGATAAATTTGCTACACATGAAGTCAAAGTGGATTATGAGTACAAGAGTTCTCAAGAACCTGATAAAGTTGTCCCGCCAGATCAAAGAATTAAAGGTTATCGATATGGGCCTCAAATAGTTCCCATATCCCAAGCTGAGTGGGATGCTGTTAAGTTCAAACCAGAAAAAGGTCTGAAGCTTTTAGGATTTACTGATTCATCCAATGTATTGAG ACACCAATACATGAAAGATGTCAATGTCTTCATAGCTGAAACAGGAAATACAAAAGCCACACTTGCACTTTCTTCGCTAGCAAGGGCTATGAAGGAAATGAATAAAGTGGCAATACTACGTTGTGTTTGGAGACATGGACAAGCGAATGTCGTCATTGGGGTCCTGACGCCCAATCTATCTGATAAGGAAAATATT CCTGATTCGTTATACTTCAATGTACTACCTTTTGCTGAGGATGTGCGAGAGTTTCAATTCCCTTCTTTCAGTAATTTCCCTGCACCGATACAGCCAAATGAACAACAGCTAGAGGCTGCGGCTAACTTGGTAAAAATGCTTGATCTTGCACCACAAGGAAAAGAGGAAGTTCTGCTACCTGATTTTACACCAAATCCAGTCCTAGAG CGATTTTATCGCTATCTTGAGCTCAAGTCAAAGCATGCGGATGCTGCAGTACCCCCTCTTGATGATACACTCAAGAAAATCACAGAACCTGatgatgagctccttcaacaaaACAAATCTGTGATAGAAAAATTTCGTCAGTCTTTTGAACTAAAGGAAAATCCGAGG CATAAAAAGTCAAGGCGTTTATTGAGAGAGGAAAGATATGGTTCCGGTGAGGAAAATAGTAAAGGAGAAATACCTGCTCTGGCTTCGAATCTCATTGAAGATAAGCCAAATGTTGAAGTCGACAACATTGGAGATCTGACTCCTGTACAAGATTTTGAAGCCATGTTTGCGCGCAGAGATAATCCAGATTGGGTTGTAAAAGCAATCGAtgctatgaaaaataaaattcatgatCTCATAGAGGATTCCCACGAAGGCGATAACAATTCGAAAGGATTGGAATGTTTAGCTGCGCTCCGCAAGGGATGTGTCAATGAGCAG GAACCGAAACAGTTCAACAGTTTCCTTCGTGATATTTGGAGTTTCTGTCAAGAGAAGAACCTTCATGATTTCTGTGATTCTCTTTCTTCAAAAGGAATCACCTTGATCCCCAAATCAGAAGCTGCAGacag TGAAGTTACTGAAGATGAAGCAAGAAGTTTCTTAGTCAAATCTCAGCCAAAAGTTTGA